The following nucleotide sequence is from Nitrospira sp..
AGCGCGACAAGAAAGTCGCCGCGAAACGAGCGTCGTCCCCCGCTGCCGAGCCCTCGAAGGAGCCGGCTTCGCCGCCTCAATTGACCGTGATGGAATGGGGGCCCACCAACGGGAACCTGGCCGCCTGTTTTCTGAGCCATCTTCAGTGTCTCGATCAGGGGGGCACGGTGTATCCGCGAGTGCGCTACGTGCTGGTGGATTCTCAGGCCCATGCGTTGGAACTGGCGCGTGCCCATCCGGACCTCGTTCCCCATATAGGCCGGGTCGAGACCCTCTGTGCCGATGTAAGCAATCTAGCTACAGTCGCGGACGGCACGGTGGATCGCATTTTCTGCAATGAGTTGTGGAACGAATTGTCGACGAAGCTGTTGGTCAAGAAGGCCGGTGAGTTTGAGGAGGAACATCTCCGCCCGAATCTCAGCGAACGCAAGGCGCTGTCGATCGCTGATTGGTCGGGATTTCTGCGGGCCTTCGAGGCTAAGGATGTCGAGCGACTCAAGCAGTTTCCGCCCTTTCTCGACGATCTGATCTGGGAGCGTGAATACCATAAGGTGGACTGGAAGGAGGTCCCCTATCGCAAGACGATCACCGAGTTCATGAAGGGCATCGACGACGAAGTCTTGATGCCGGTGAATCTAGGCGCCTGTGCCTCCATCAAGGAAGCGAAGCGGCTGCTGGCGTCCGACGCGGTGGGATTCAGCAGTTTCGACGCCGGAACGGCGGATATGCAGGTCCTCCAGGACCCGGACAAACCCTGTTATGGACAGTTCGGCGGCCAATACAGCTTCATGGTGAATCTGGCCTTGATCCAGGCTGTGGCCAAACACATGGGGATCAATACCTCCACGATCGAGACCCAGCGAGAGTTTGTGGGGAGCCGGCTGAACACCAACGTGATGACGCTCATGGATCTCTTGGCCTGTCATCCGATGGTCGGCTCCAAGGTCCAACCGTGGGAGTTGGATCGATTGACCCTGCAAACCATCCGTGCCCTCAACGAAACGTACGAGAGTCCCTACCAGCGCAAGATCGAGTTCCCGCTGCGCAGCGAAATGCCCGCAGAAGAGCGAGAAACGGCGCAGGGGATTCTCTTGTCGCTTAAGCCAAGCGGCATTCCTGACACCATTGCGTATGTGACCGAGGAGGAATTGAGTCAGGCGCAACCGGAGTTGGAAAAGCTAGGGTATGAACGCGAGGCATGGCTGATGGCACTCGGGGCGCCTCCCAGCCCCATCGAGTATTACCATTTCTCCTTCCGTCCGTAAGGCCTCCTGCCTAACGAACGGCGCGAAGGTGTCGCTCCCATGCCGCGGAAAATGCGGGAGAAAGAGCTTGACTAATCAAGTTCGTTTCTATAGCCTTTCCCGCGATTTCTGAAGGGAGACTCGTCGGCCGCCACCATGGCGTCGAAAGCGATGAGGTACGGTATCCCGGTCCCGGTCATCACAGACGCCTTTCTCCACGATAGCGGTTGCGGGGTGCAAGTGCCTGACCGTGCGTCGTGCGAATAATCGCACAGCTGTAACAAGGAGCATACAGTACCATGTTTGGTTCGTTCGGCTGGATGGAACTGCTGCTGATTCTCATCATCGTGCTGATCATTTTCGGTGCGGGCAAGATTCCGCAACTCGGCGAGGGATTGGGCAAAGCCATCAAGGGGTTCAAGAAGTCGGTGCATGAACCGGATGCCATCGATGTCACGGCGTCGGAGGCCGATTCGCCGACTCCCCAGCCGACGGCACAAATCCAGCAAGCCGGACAGCCGGCTGCACCGCCGCCTCCGCAGCAGGCTGCAGCGGCTCCACCGCCACGGGAGACGCAGGGGTAACTTGCGGGACTGAGAAAGCACACTGAAGACCGAGAGGCGCGGCAGCGGGTCGCCCCTCCTTCAGCAGAATCGTCTCAGCAGGAAACACCATGTTCGGTCTTGGCGCCGGCGAAATTCTCATCATTCTGGTGATCGCGTTTCTGTTGTTCGGGCCGAAACAGTTGCCCGAGATCGGTCGTCAGGTCGGGAAAGCCGTGAAGGGTTTCAAGGAAACGGCCGACGACCTCAAGAAGACGGTTGAGCCGGAGCTCAACATGATTCAGCAGGAAATGAAGATGGTGGAGCAGGATTTCGAGGCGTCGATGAAAGAAGCGGAAGAAGAAATCAACCACGCAACGTCGGGTGCGGAGCGCGCGGCAGAAGAATCGGGCCTGCCCAAGCAGGCCTAGGATCAGTTCATTGACCGCTCTGCGACTGTGAAGGGAGGTGAAGGCCGTAAGATGACAACATGCTTGGTGGGGTGGCGTTCGTCTCGGGATTGGGACGGGCAGCGGAGCCGGATGGTGGGCACCATCAGGTCTGGCCGACACCGCACCAGACAAGATTTGTAGCTTCATAGTGCAATAGCGGTTGGATGTACATGCGGCGCCCTGCGTGCATGGGTACACAACGGGTTGCCATCCAATTCACAGGAGGAACGCTATGAAACGCATCCATGGACGGATGAGATGGGGTCGATTGGCTGCCATCTTTGGCGCTGCAGTGGTTTCGGCGCTGCAGTGTCTGACGGTCCCGGCCTTTGCCGGATTTGAACTGCCCCCGGGCGAACGTATCACCAACCTTCCCGCCATTCCTCGCAACATGCCACAAAAGGAAGCGTACGAAATTTACGATCCGGTCATCGGACGCAATTTCGACGTGAAGAATCTCTGGATGCGCGCCGACCTGCGCGTGCGGCCGGAAATGCGGAACAACGGCTGCTTCGGTATGGCGATGAACGCCAACGGCTCCTGTAATACGTTCGGAACCAGGGGTAACGCCGCGGGTGGCGGAAACAAGGGTAACGACTTCTTCGTGCAGCAATGGATGCGCTTGGGCATTGGGTATGACCTGTCGCCGGATGTGAACTTCTACCTGGAAATCATCGACAGTGCTACCTGGGGCGGTAACGGTACCGCGACGAACGCGGGTAACGGCGGCGACCCCTTGAACCACAACTGTTCGGCCACCGCCACCGGTTCCTGCCGTCTGGGCGTGCGCGCGGCCTACATGTTGGTGAGGAACCTCGCCGATATTCAGGGCTTGAGCATGAAGGTCGGTCGTCAGTATGTGATATTCGGCAACCACTCGTTGTTCGGCCACTTCGACTGGGCGAACACCGGCTATTCCCATGACGGTGTGATGTTCGCCTACCAGACCAAGAATTGGGACAGCTACTTCGGTTGGTTCAGAAATTCTGAGTCTGATCTCAACCAGGCGGCGGCCGTGGGCAGCGGATCCGGAAACATCGCCGGCAATGCGAGCGGCAGTGATGCCAACCGCGATGCGGACATGTTCATTTTTTATAACCAGATCAAGGTGGTTCCGGGCATGATTATCGAGCCGTTCTATGTGTATTACAAGAACAACTACGGCTCTTCTGCCACGGCGGGTGTCGGGAATCAAGCGTTCGGCTTGGGCACCGCGAAGCATGCCAACCAGACTCGGCACATGATCGGTAACCGAATCGAGATCCGCAAGGGTGGATTCGACTTCAGCAACGAAATCGCCTGGCAGTTCGGTCAGATGGGACAGGCCGGAGCCTGCGCCGGAGACCAGAAGTGTTTGCACATCAATGCTTGGGCGACCAGGAACTGGATCGGCTATACGTTCTATGATACGGCTTGGAAGACGCGTATCGCGTTCAACTTCGACTACGCCTCCGGCGACGGTCGGAATAACACCTGCGGTGCGACCCCTGGGTCTTGTAGCACCGCCAACACGTTTGAAAACTTCTTCCCGACCAACCACATCCACATGGGGTATATGGATGTGCAGGCTTGGAAGAACATGCTATCTCCCTCGGTCAACCTGCAGGCCCGTCCAACGGCTCGCGACCACATTGAGCTGTGGTACACGAACTTGAACTTGGCCAGTTCGAAGGACTGCTGGTATCGAGGTGCGCAGGGCTGTTACGTGCTCTCCAACGCCAACAACACGAAGACCCACATCGGTGACGAAATCGACGTGGCCTACACCAGAATGTTCGCCGACGGCAAGGTGGCCCTGCAGGCCGCCTACGGCACGATTTTCAGCGGCGGCTATCTGACGAGCACGTTGAATCAGCAGGTCAACCAACACTGGGCCTACATGTCACTGTGGATGAACTTCTAAGCATGCGCGAAGCGTGACACGTCAGGCAACAAGGCGAGGCCGTTCCTGGCGATGAACAGAAAAGGAGACACGCAATGAAGACACTCATGTTCGTAACGCTGAGCGTGGCAGCGTTTGCGATCGGCAGCGGGCCGGTCGTGGCGCAGGCCCAGGTGGCGGATGCGATTCAAGCGGTGAACGATGCCATCGTCGAGTTGACCGACGCACCGGCACTCGGCAGGCGGACCACCGTCGATGTGACGAAGCGTTGGGGGGCTGATCGATCGGTCATCGACAGCGCCACGGCGAAATTGCAGGATGGACTCAGTAAAGCCCAGTCAGGCGGCGTCGGCGCCGATGCCATGCGTCAACTGAAGATGGCGGTGGATTACGGCAAGGCGCGCTTGCACAAGGAGGCTCGCTTGTCGGCCCAAGGCGCGCTGTATTATCTCTGTCAAGCCAATCAGAGCCAGGGGCCAGGCTGCGACACCGTGCCGAAGTACGGCAGCTACACTGCCCCATAGGCGATTCATTTCGGGTTCGTGAGGGGCAACCCCCGCACGTCCCACATGGGCCCCGCCGAGTGATCCTCGGCGGGGCTTCTTATTCCATGCCTCCGCTGGATCTCGCGCCGATGCCCCCACACGAGGCGAGTCCGATGTCTTGTCCGACGGAAGTCGCGCAGCATATACTCGCGCAACCGTGACTCACGACGACCTTCCTGCCGCCGTACGACTCCCCGCGGACGACCTCTCGCATCGCCTCACCCATACATTCGGATTTCCGACCTTCCGGCCAGGACAGCGTGACGTGATCACCGCCGTGATGGCTCGACGGGATGCGATGGCAGTGATGCCGACGGGCCAGGGAAAGTCCTTGTGTTACCAGCTGCCGGCGACGTTGCTGCCGGGATTGACGCTGGTCATTTCTCCTCTCATCGCCCTCATGCAGGACCAGGTTGCCGCCCTCACACAGCGGAAGGTCGCGGCGGCGGCCTTCCATTCCGGCTTGTCGGAGCAGGAGCGGGAGCGGGTGGTGCTCGATCTCAAGTTGCGGCGGCTGCGATTGCTCTATCTCGCTCCGGAGCGTATGCAGCACGAGCGGTTCCTTCGGTTATTGCGTTCGCTCTGGGTGTCGTTGCTGGTGGTGGATGAGGCCCATTGCATTTCGCAGTGGGGGCATGACTTCAGGCCCGACTATCTCAAGATCGGCCGACTGCGCCAGGAACTGATGCATCCGCCCTGCCTCGCTCTGACGGCAACGGCTACCGCGCGTGTTCAAGCGGATATCTGTGAACGGTTGTCGCTCCGAGACCCGCTCTGTCTGGTGACGGGCTTCCGGCGATCGAACCTCGCCCTGTCCGTGCGCCCCTGCAGGACTCGCCGGGAGAAACTCATGCAGTTGGAGGAACTGATCCGTGAACAGGAGGCCGGAGCGGTTCTCGTCTATTGCGCCACCCGACGTGCGGTCGAAGAGGTGGCGGCGTGGCTCGGACGGTCGCACTCCTCCGTTCTGTACTACCACGCCGGACTGTCGGATGACGATCGGCGGGCCGTGCATAACGCGTTCAGAACGGGAGCCATCCGGATTCTAGTGGCGACGAACGCCTTCGGGATGGGCATCGACAAGGCCGATGTGCGGCTCGTCGTCCACTTCGACATTCCCGGCAGTCTGGAGGCCTACTACCAGGAGGCGGGGCGAGCCGGCCGCGACGGCCACCCGGCCTCCTGCGTCTTGTTCTTTCATGAGTCGGACGTGACGACGCAAGAGTATTTTATCCGGCAGGCTTCAAGGGAAACCGGGCCGTCGGCGCGTGCCGACCGTATGAAGACGCTCCTCCAAGATGTGCTGGGGTATGTGTCGAGGACAAGCTGTCGGCAACTGGCAATCCTCGAGTATTTCAGCGATGAGGCCGAGCGGGCATTGGGACCCTGCGGCCTCTGTGATCGCTGTCGGCCGGAGCCCGCCTCATCCGGGTGGAGAGCGGCTTCCGTTTCAGCGCCTCCAGGGCCGGTCTCGGCCGATCCTCATCTGTTTGAGCAATTGCGTCGATTGCGCTTGGAGTTGGCGGAGGAGGAAGGTGTGGCCCCCTTCGTCATCTTTCACGACAAGACCCTGCGGACCCTCGCCGGCTTGAAACCTACCACCCTCTCGGCCCTGTCCGATATCCCCGGCATCGGCGACGTGAAGATCGAGCGGTATGGCCGCCGCGTCCTTGCGGTGCTGCGTGGCGACCGGTAGCGGATCTCGCGTTGCTTACGACCTGAACCCCCCTGCCTTCGAAAATTGCTGTTGGAGTTCGGTGTAAGTCTGCGTCACGGGGAATTGAGGAAACTCTTTGGGAAGGTGGGCTGGGGGGCGGAAAAAGAACCCTGCGTGAGCCTCACCCAACATCGCGGTATCGTTGTAGGCGTCACCTGCCGCCATGACCCGGAAATTGAGATTCTTCAGCGCCGCCACCGCGTGTTTCTTTTGGTTGGGCTGCCGCAGCTTATAGTTCACGATGCGGCCGTTCTCGCCGATCTCCAGCTGATTGCAGAAAATCGTCGGATACCCCAGTTGACGCATCAACGGCAGGGCGAATTCGTAGAAGGTGTCGGACAGGATGATGACCTGGGTCCGCTCGCGGAGCCAGGTCATGAACTCGGCGGCCCCCTCCAAGGGGCCCATGGCGTCGATGACAGCCTGAATGTCGGTCAAGGTGAAGCCATGTTGATCGAGGATGGCCAAGCGACGCTTCATGAGCGCGTCATAGTCAGGCATTTCGCGCGTCGTGATCTTGAGCTCTTCAATGCCGGTCTTGATGGCAAAGTTGACCCAAATTTCCGGTACAAGCACACCTTCGAGGTCGAGACAGACAATCAGGGGATTCTGCATGGAGTCTCCTTTAGACGGTTATGCGGGATGCAATGCGTTCGGTTCAGGCCTCGCCTGCTCAGCGGACCTTCTCTTGACTGAGGTACCGCCAGACCTTATCGAGAGCCTTTTCGAATAATTCAGTGCCGGCCCATCGACGGGCTCGTTCGGCTTCATGGCGTTTGGCCCAGTCGATGGCGAGTGGAAGTGGGATCAGTCTGGGGATAGTCCCGGTCAGCTCGGCCCAGAGCAGGCTCAAGGCCGTGCTCATCCGCACCGCGACCGGGACCGAAGCCACCTGCGGGCTGGTCATGTCCTGACAGGCCGTGGCGGGGGACGTGACGGCCAATTCGCGACAGGCGGCCGGGCGATGCTCATAGATGCTGCAGGCTTCGTTCTTCAGAAAGGGGCAGGGCATCCGGAGGGCGTAATAGGATCGGTTCAACGGCTCGATGGCTTCGTCGTTGAGGGGCTCTTGGGAGTCCGCCAACGAGGACAACTGCTTCAACAACCCCGCTTGGGCCAACCGTTGAGCCGCCAAATCGAGCCGTGCTTGGAGACGAGTCCGTTCGGGCAGGTCGAGACGCTCAAATGCTTCTGCCAGCGCAAAGGCTTCCGGTGCGGAGACGGGTACGAGCATGCGACAGCAGGCGGCGCAGCCCTTGCGACAAGAAATAGCCTGCCCTCCCTCCACGAGCCGTTGCTGTTCCAGGCGCTGCGATTCTTCGTCCAGGCCTCGCAGGAGGGGAAGGATCGATGCGACCGGCACAAAACTCGTCGGGACCGCCACCGCGGTCGTGACCTCGCCGCTGGGGGTTTGCAGGGAAATCTCAAAGTGTTCTACGACTGGTTGGTGACTCGCCGGCGTCGACATCGTTGCGGTTCGTGCATAGTGGGGTGGACAGTTCAGAACCTGTGGCTCAGGACGCTATCATAGAGAACCATGGAATCGGCGGTCAACCGAGCGCCTTGCAGGGGGAACCCGTTCTGAGTACTCTGTCTCCATGCAGATCTCAGGGCACCTCATCGGATTGCTGAAAAGTTACATGCAGGATCTGGTCGAGCAGGCAAGACAAGAGTCCCAAGCCCAGCAGGCGTTCGGCTTTTCGCCTCCGCCCTATCAGCCGGACCATGCCATCGCCGACCTGCTGGCGATTCTAGATGACCGCATCGAGTCGGAAGGGGTGCAAGTCGGGTTACCCCTTGAGTTTCTGCATGAGATGTGGGGGCGGTGCAATCAGGCGCGCGGTGAGATCGCCGACCGAGTCTGGCTTGAGACCAATGCCGGCTCCATCGCCCCATCCAAAGCCCTCATTCGCGAACTGACCTACGCCGCCCTCATCGATCGGCTTGAAGAGGGCATCTCGGGCGAGTGACAAGCAGGCGATCGGCCTCCCTGAACGGGAGCGCTGGCCATGCCCCTAATCCCTCCCGACAAGCCGGTAGAAGGCGATGCCCACCACCTCCTCAACCGCGTCAGTTGTTACGGAAAGGGCTTTGGAATTGGGTAGAAGGTCGAACAGGGTGAACTGCTCCCATGTCTGTCCGGGGGTATGGGTGGCCTTGTACCCGCAAGGCGCCGGCGTGACGGACAACCCTTGCTTGGCGAAGAACTCCACCGCGCGAGGCATGTGATAGGCATCGGTGACTAGGAGCACTCGGCTGTTTCCCAGGAGCGCGCGTGTCTGGATGGCGTTTTCATAGGTGGTCCTGGATCGATCTTCCAGAAGAATCGCCGATTCCGGCACGCCGAGTTCGATAGCCCACCATTTCATCTTGTGGGACTCCAGCACACCGGTTCGGCGGACGGTTGCATCGCCGCCTGACAGAAGCATCTTCGGCGCCAGGCCAGCCCGCCAGTAGGTGGCCCCACAGACCGTGCGCAGACGTGATGCATCCATGAGTTCATCGACCGGGCGGAGAGAACCCTTCGGGAGGATGCCTCCTGCCAGCACGACGATGGCATCGAACTTCCTGGAGGGGTCGGCCCGAAAGGGAGGATAGTGCCCTTCCAGCATG
It contains:
- the thrH gene encoding bifunctional phosphoserine phosphatase/homoserine phosphotransferase ThrH encodes the protein MQNPLIVCLDLEGVLVPEIWVNFAIKTGIEELKITTREMPDYDALMKRRLAILDQHGFTLTDIQAVIDAMGPLEGAAEFMTWLRERTQVIILSDTFYEFALPLMRQLGYPTIFCNQLEIGENGRIVNYKLRQPNQKKHAVAALKNLNFRVMAAGDAYNDTAMLGEAHAGFFFRPPAHLPKEFPQFPVTQTYTELQQQFSKAGGFRS
- a CDS encoding YkgJ family cysteine cluster protein, producing the protein MSTPASHQPVVEHFEISLQTPSGEVTTAVAVPTSFVPVASILPLLRGLDEESQRLEQQRLVEGGQAISCRKGCAACCRMLVPVSAPEAFALAEAFERLDLPERTRLQARLDLAAQRLAQAGLLKQLSSLADSQEPLNDEAIEPLNRSYYALRMPCPFLKNEACSIYEHRPAACRELAVTSPATACQDMTSPQVASVPVAVRMSTALSLLWAELTGTIPRLIPLPLAIDWAKRHEAERARRWAGTELFEKALDKVWRYLSQEKVR
- the tatA gene encoding twin-arginine translocase TatA/TatE family subunit, translated to MFGSFGWMELLLILIIVLIIFGAGKIPQLGEGLGKAIKGFKKSVHEPDAIDVTASEADSPTPQPTAQIQQAGQPAAPPPPQQAAAAPPPRETQG
- a CDS encoding YdcF family protein produces the protein MDLSPAWFGVYKLAKFAIYPLSWIVMAAMATLVIACLPVTPRRTAWLRWCALGTVLLIFLTATPLFSNSYMAMLEGHYPPFRADPSRKFDAIVVLAGGILPKGSLRPVDELMDASRLRTVCGATYWRAGLAPKMLLSGGDATVRRTGVLESHKMKWWAIELGVPESAILLEDRSRTTYENAIQTRALLGNSRVLLVTDAYHMPRAVEFFAKQGLSVTPAPCGYKATHTPGQTWEQFTLFDLLPNSKALSVTTDAVEEVVGIAFYRLVGRD
- a CDS encoding alginate export family protein, with translation MKRIHGRMRWGRLAAIFGAAVVSALQCLTVPAFAGFELPPGERITNLPAIPRNMPQKEAYEIYDPVIGRNFDVKNLWMRADLRVRPEMRNNGCFGMAMNANGSCNTFGTRGNAAGGGNKGNDFFVQQWMRLGIGYDLSPDVNFYLEIIDSATWGGNGTATNAGNGGDPLNHNCSATATGSCRLGVRAAYMLVRNLADIQGLSMKVGRQYVIFGNHSLFGHFDWANTGYSHDGVMFAYQTKNWDSYFGWFRNSESDLNQAAAVGSGSGNIAGNASGSDANRDADMFIFYNQIKVVPGMIIEPFYVYYKNNYGSSATAGVGNQAFGLGTAKHANQTRHMIGNRIEIRKGGFDFSNEIAWQFGQMGQAGACAGDQKCLHINAWATRNWIGYTFYDTAWKTRIAFNFDYASGDGRNNTCGATPGSCSTANTFENFFPTNHIHMGYMDVQAWKNMLSPSVNLQARPTARDHIELWYTNLNLASSKDCWYRGAQGCYVLSNANNTKTHIGDEIDVAYTRMFADGKVALQAAYGTIFSGGYLTSTLNQQVNQHWAYMSLWMNF
- a CDS encoding class I SAM-dependent methyltransferase, whose product is MDQQLMTKPDDLDALPQPLGEYKPVDHWQSHINVLFYQLRGDQQRNFYQTFASADYRLAHALAADYYEQVTKRDKKVAAKRASSPAAEPSKEPASPPQLTVMEWGPTNGNLAACFLSHLQCLDQGGTVYPRVRYVLVDSQAHALELARAHPDLVPHIGRVETLCADVSNLATVADGTVDRIFCNELWNELSTKLLVKKAGEFEEEHLRPNLSERKALSIADWSGFLRAFEAKDVERLKQFPPFLDDLIWEREYHKVDWKEVPYRKTITEFMKGIDDEVLMPVNLGACASIKEAKRLLASDAVGFSSFDAGTADMQVLQDPDKPCYGQFGGQYSFMVNLALIQAVAKHMGINTSTIETQREFVGSRLNTNVMTLMDLLACHPMVGSKVQPWELDRLTLQTIRALNETYESPYQRKIEFPLRSEMPAEERETAQGILLSLKPSGIPDTIAYVTEEELSQAQPELEKLGYEREAWLMALGAPPSPIEYYHFSFRP
- a CDS encoding twin-arginine translocase TatA/TatE family subunit, with amino-acid sequence MFGLGAGEILIILVIAFLLFGPKQLPEIGRQVGKAVKGFKETADDLKKTVEPELNMIQQEMKMVEQDFEASMKEAEEEINHATSGAERAAEESGLPKQA